In Pirellulales bacterium, the sequence CGAATCGATATCTCAATCTGGCACCCGTGGTTCGCGGATTGGCAGAGCATCTCAAGATGAACGTGATCGCGATCGACTCCGACGGCAATAACGACGATATGGTGTATTCGGCCAACTGGATGTTGCTAACGAACAACGAAAAGCTGCTCTTGAGCCTCGCGCCGTTCGCGAAAAAGGAGGACTCTCGGCCGCCGGCGCTGCTTTGGACCGACGATTACAGTGATTTGGTCCATATTTTGAAGTGAGCCGAATAGAAGTGAGCCGCAGCGCGAGTGCCATGCGCGAGCATCAAATCTGCGATATCAGATCTCAACGACGACGCGTTGAAAAAAGTCACTCGCCGCCCAATCGCGGAACCAGTCACCCAATTCGACGACGAATTGCTCGAGGTCGCTGCCCGGCGCTTCGGCTGCCCGCTCGATCGCCGATCCGACCGATTCGCCCGCCGCGAGCGCGCAGAGCAATTCGAATTGCCGTTGGCTGAGGTCATGCCGGCGAACGATGAACTCGCGGCGCGTCACCGCGACCCAGCTCGGGGCCGGGCCGGGCAATTCGGGATTTTCCTCGCGACGCATCGCCGTGTAATAGGCATTTAACGGAAATCGGAGCGCCAGCAGCTTCAGGCATGGCACCACTTCCAGCCGCGCGGCCGGCCAACGCTCGGCGTCGATCGCCTGAAGCTGTTCGCTCGTAAGCAGCGTTTGCCCTTCGACCCCCGGACCGTCGAACACCTGGCTGAAAGTCCATTCCAGCGTCGCCAGATCGATCAAGAACTCTGGCCAATCGGCCGGCAAATCGCCATTCGCTTCCTCCGGACGGGTCTCGGCCAAATAACGGGCGAAGTTCTCCGCCAGTTTGCAGAGCGTGTAGCTCTGCGAGGGATACTTCTGCAAGTAGTCGAACGCGAACCCGTCGAACACCTCCTCCCCGAGCGTCCGCTTCAGCACGGGAAACTCTTCGCCCAGGCATTCCAAGAGCCGCGCGTAATAGGCATTTGCATAAATCGAGAGCCGTTCGACGCTCGTCTGGGCCTCCGACCGCGCGATTACTTGTTCCACGTCCGCCGGATCGACGTTCAGATGCACTCGGGCCGAGTCTGATGCCAACCCCGCATCGACCCCGTCGGGATGCATGATCACCGCCTGCATCCAGCGCTGCACGGCAGACATCGGCGCGAGAGGCGAGGGGCCAGGGGCGAGGGGATGAGGAGGCGACTTCCGTTGGCTACCCGCTCCGTGTTCATCCGCGTTCATCTGTGGCCAATTCCTATTCCACTTCGGTAACAACGTACGTCAACGGATGCGGCGCCGTGGCGAATCCGTCGACTGCCACCAGCGGCGCGGTTCTCGCGGCCGAAGTTGAAGCGCTGCTCGCCGGCGGAAGCTGCGCGTCCATATACTGTCGCGCCTTGAGCACCTCGGCATGGACGACGGGGAACGGCGGAATCTTGGCGTCCCATTCCAAGAGGGTCGAGACGCCGCCCGTATGCTTGTGCGCCAGCCGATACAACTCCCAGACGGGGTCGATCACATGGTCGTCGTGCGTGTCGATCCGGTATTTGCCGCAATCGGTGTGGCCGGCAAGATGGATTTGCACGATCCGCTCGTGCGGCACGTTGTCGACGAATTCCACCGGATCAAAATCGTGATTGATGCTCGAAACGTAAACGTTGTTCACGTCGAGCAACAGGCCGCAATCCGCCTCGGCCGCCATGCGGGTGAGAAACTCCCATTCGCTCATCGTCGAACCGGCGAAGGTGACGTAGCTGCTCGGGTTTTCAAGAACCAGCGGCCGCTCGAGAAAATCCTGAACTGTGCGGACCCGCTCGACGACGTGCGCGAGCGTCTGCTCGTTGAGCGGAATGGGCAGCAAATCGTGCGCGTTCAGCCCGAGCACGCCGGTCCAGCAAAGATGATCCGAGACCCACAGCGGCTTGACGGCCGCGGCCAACCGCTTGAGCTTGGTCAGGTATTCGATATTTAGCGGATCGGTGCTGCCGATCGATAGCGACACACCATGCATCACCACGGGATAGCGCTCGGCGATTTGTTCGAGCACATACCGCGGCCGGCCACCTGAATCCATGAAATTTTCCGAGATGATCTCGAACCAGTCGACTTCCGGATGGTTAGCCAAAATGTAGGGAAAATGCACCGACCGCAGGCCGACGCCCAGACCGAGATTCGGATTGCCAAGACGAGGAGTGGGCATCGGAGT encodes:
- a CDS encoding DUF692 domain-containing protein; translation: MPTPRLGNPNLGLGVGLRSVHFPYILANHPEVDWFEIISENFMDSGGRPRYVLEQIAERYPVVMHGVSLSIGSTDPLNIEYLTKLKRLAAAVKPLWVSDHLCWTGVLGLNAHDLLPIPLNEQTLAHVVERVRTVQDFLERPLVLENPSSYVTFAGSTMSEWEFLTRMAAEADCGLLLDVNNVYVSSINHDFDPVEFVDNVPHERIVQIHLAGHTDCGKYRIDTHDDHVIDPVWELYRLAHKHTGGVSTLLEWDAKIPPFPVVHAEVLKARQYMDAQLPPASSASTSAARTAPLVAVDGFATAPHPLTYVVTEVE
- a CDS encoding DNA-binding domain-containing protein: MSAVQRWMQAVIMHPDGVDAGLASDSARVHLNVDPADVEQVIARSEAQTSVERLSIYANAYYARLLECLGEEFPVLKRTLGEEVFDGFAFDYLQKYPSQSYTLCKLAENFARYLAETRPEEANGDLPADWPEFLIDLATLEWTFSQVFDGPGVEGQTLLTSEQLQAIDAERWPAARLEVVPCLKLLALRFPLNAYYTAMRREENPELPGPAPSWVAVTRREFIVRRHDLSQRQFELLCALAAGESVGSAIERAAEAPGSDLEQFVVELGDWFRDWAASDFFQRVVVEI